One segment of Sesamum indicum cultivar Zhongzhi No. 13 linkage group LG4, S_indicum_v1.0, whole genome shotgun sequence DNA contains the following:
- the LOC105159670 gene encoding transcription termination factor MTERF4, chloroplastic has translation MKVTSYTGLAKPSFLLVHYELPAFAFHRSQMVSISSLCVSSNCKKRCGLVMKLYSYVAGQSHSSTASHLSLSKKDRFSREQKEVNPASFYTHPSLLQMKSERIANRARVYEFLRGIGIVPDELDGLELPVTVDVMRERVEFLHKLGLTIEDINNYPLVLGCSVKKNMVPVLDFLGKLGVRKSTFTEFLRRYPQVLHASVVVDLQPVVKYLQGMDIKPNDIPRVLERYPEVLGFKLEGTMSTSVAYLVGIGVARREIGGVLTKYPDILGMRVGRVIKPFVEYLGSLGIPSLAVARLIEKRPHILGFQLDGKVKPNVKLLLEYNVRHTSLASVIAQYPEIIGIDLESKLLSQRGFLSSIIQLTPEDFGRVIEKMPQIVSLSDKAIVRHVDFLKECGFSMEQMRKMVVGCPQLLALNVDIMKLSFDYFKSTMDRPLDDLVTFPAYFTYGLESTVKPRHKVIVRMGVKCSLAWLLNCSDEKFEERMKYDSIDMEDIEEDSSFDLNSLMKPSTEDSDSEYEDDSDDGYE, from the coding sequence ATGAAGGTTACAAGCTACACTGGCCTTGCTAAACCCAGTTTTTTGCTCGTGCACTATGAGTTACCCGCTTTTGCATTCCACAGATCGCAGATGGTTTCTATCTCGTCTCTATGTGTTTCAAGTAATTGTAAGAAGAGATGTGGATTGGTGATGAAGCTTTATTCATATGTTGCTGGGCAGTCTCATTCATCCACTGCTTCGCATTTATCTTTGTCCAAGAAAGACAGATTTAGTAGGGAGCAGAAAGAAGTTAATCCTGCTTCATTTTATACTCACCCTAGTTTATTACAGATGAAAAGCGAGAGGATTGCTAACCGTGCCCGAGTTTACGAATTCTTGAGGGGTATTGGCATTGTTCCTGATGAGCTTGATGGTTTGGAGCTTCCTGTCACTGTTGACGTCATGAGAGAACGTGTGGAGTTCCTTCACAAGTTAGGACTTACAATtgaagatattaataattacccGCTTGTCCTTGGATGCAGtgtgaagaaaaatatggtTCCAGTGCTTGATTTCCTTGGCAAATTGGGTGTAAGAAAATCTACTTTTACGGAATTCTTGCGCCGGTATCCACAAGTCCTCCATGCCAGTGTTGTGGTTGACCTTCAACCTGTTGTTAAATATCTTCAAGGGATGGACATTAAGCCTAATGATATTCCTCGAGTCCTTGAGAGGTACCCAGAAGTTTTGGGATTTAAGCTTGAGGGCACCATGAGTACTTCAGTGGCTTATTTGGTTGGAATTGGAGTAGCCAGGCGGGAGATTGGAGGAGTGCTAACTAAATACCCAGATATATTGGGCATGCGGGTAGGTCGGGTGATCAAACCTTTTGTGGAATATCTAGGAAGCTTGGGAATACCATCCCTGGCAGTTGCTAGGTTGATTGAGAAGCGGCCACACATTCTTGGTTTTCAACTTGATGGTAAGGTGAAGCCAAATGTCAAATTACTGCTAGAGTATAATGTTAGACATACTTCACTTGCATCTGTGATTGCTCAATATCCTGAAATCATAGGAATTGACCTTGAATCAAAGCTTCTCAGCCAGCGGGGCTTCCTCAGCTCCATTATTCAATTGACCCCTGAAGATTTTGGGAGAGTCATAGAGAAAATGCCCCAAATTGTCAGCCTCAGTGACAAAGCCATAGTGAGGCATGTGGATTTCCTAAAGGAATGTGGATTCTCCATGGAACAAATGAGAAAGATGGTTGTGGGGTGCCCACAGTTGTTGGCCCTGAATGTTGACATCATGAAACTCAGTTTTGATTACTTCAAATCCACAATGGATAGGCCATTGGATGATTTAGTGACTTTCCCAGCTTATTTCACTTATGGACTCGAGTCTACTGTGAAGCCAAGACACAAGGTTATTGTACGAATGGGAGTTAAATGTTCTCTTGCTTGGCTTCTCAATTGTTCAGATGAGAAATTTGAAGAACGAATGAAGTACGACTCAATTGACATGGAAGATATCGAGGAAGATTCTTCATTTGACCTGAATAGCTTAATGAAACCCAGCACCGAAGACTCTGATTCTGAATATGAGGATGACAGTGATGATGGATATGAGTAG